A window of Pleuronectes platessa chromosome 20, fPlePla1.1, whole genome shotgun sequence genomic DNA:
CAACTTCTGTAGTGAAAAATCTACAAAAGACATTAAATCTATTCATTTGTTAAATTCTCATCCGTAAACATCACGGAAGATTTCCTGTGGTTTGTCAAAACCATTGCTTTGATAGAGGTCTGTGATGACAATGTAAACTGCTACATTTCtgccaatcccatttcaccccttggccctatccctaccacttgatttttagTTCTATCTTGCCCCTTGAAACAGAGTCACAAGGGAGGGGCTGCGATATGAAGTTAGAATACGGGATTATCATGGGGAAATAAAGTTTGCTAGCATGCTAAGGCTAGCGCGCTAGGGatccttttttttaaggttGTTGTGAAAAAAGCTACCATAATACATTGTAATGATATTAAAGCAGGATATTATAatcattattgtaatttttataATCTTATTAATGGACAAAATACTACAGttgtgggtctctctcccaGCTTGCCGGTGATTTGCAAGGCATTCTCGGTACCCCTAGGTTCAAAGTGAGGGTGTAAAAAACTCTGCGCaaaaggaagagggggagggccAATAGGAacgaaatgggattgggccttcGTGTGTTCACTTTAATATGGACACACATAAGCAGAAACACATGAAGAACTCGGACTGAGCAGATGGCTGTTTAAGGCTGCCTCAGTATTTCTACTGAAACCAAAGACCTTGAGCCAAGTCACACATATTACAACTGATTCATAAGCAAAGTGATAAAATAAGAAATCATAAGCCCTGAACAATTCTGGCACTTGAGTCACATAGTCATATATAAGTGTCGTATTAAATATCGAAGTTACAGGGAAGTCAACAAATGTTAGGAGATATTTACAAAATTGAAATATTTGACAATATCTGGGTAATATGGCTTCATCAACTATAGATCGATATTATTAGTACATCTTTGTACATGCTTGTATGTTAATGACCTTATGATAATTATTACACTTGAAAGAAAACGACCTGTAAACACACATTCCAGAGTTTAAGTAGCCTTTTTAAGTGTTATATTGAGGAGAAAAGCTGACTCTCAGGATGCGTCACTGGGGGGTGCTGAAGTTGAGAGGTCAGGGAGAGGTGTGTCGCCCTGGGGTGGCCTCAAACCCGTGGCTCTGAAGAAGTCCGTCACCTGACCTGGCACTTCTGCCAAGACAGTCTGAGCGAGCAATTCTTGAGGACCCTAAAGAGTCggggcagagacagaggaaagatGTGAGAGTTACAAATGCCGCATGTATACAAGATTTTAAGAGAAACAGCAGGGGAACTGTAGCAACCGAACATGAGAGGCAGCAGAAATGAGCCCCAGGTATCTACAGGTATATTGGGATTGCATTAAAATAATAAGCTGCTATTAAATTACCCCAATATGCTTAAGTTTGTCATTATTGTGCAAAGTTTTGTTTTAGTGGCAATACTAGCATCATTGAGCAGCGCATTTTTGTTGGCATCTGTTGATGCCGTGGATCATGCAAAATTCAAGCAAAGGTTAGTATAGGATTGTTAGAACAGCTATTATATTAAGAATTGAACAACCAGTCAGATCTCAGTGCATGCAAGCTGATGGTATCTGTAAGTGGCACTGTGGGTGATGGCATTCTGGCTGTGCACAACTGACCAAATTGTCCAGTTAGAGAAAATGCAGCaacttctcctcctcagatGAACATTCATTTATGCCATGCATGAGATGGTTTTTTTCCTGGCAAAGTTAGTGATAGATTTGCTTGTATTTGTTGTAaatgtttggttgtgtgtgtgtttgttgtcagtGATATCTGTAACACGGAATAAGAATAATAACTTGACATAGGGAATAGTAACTCAACACAGTAACAGCCACAGGAATTAAACCTGGATCACTTGAGCCTTCCTATCCAGCCGTTCGGCTACGTCTGGCAGTGTGTATGTCTGATCACAAGCACTGAGGATAATGCCCTTTGTCAGACAGTATTTAGGAACGCTATCCCTGTAGCTAATGGCAGCTTGCTGAGGAGTGTGTCCATGTGGGAGTCACATTGTAACTCATACTGGGCAGGACCATCCATGTGGCTCAACGTACCAACCAGTGTGTTACCTGCCGATTGAACTCTTGAAAAACAGGCACATCTCATGGTTTCACTGGAGGTAAGTGCAACTCTCCCTGGACCAACTACCTAGGTTGACCTATGCAAGGTGTAGATTTGCACTTGCGTACGGTGTGGGGTCATTAACATACCTCTTTGCTACCTGGTAGGCACTAGGCAACTAAAGAAGTGTATCACTTGTACACTACTGCTTTTAATTCTGTACAATATACCCAATGTGatgttttcaaatccaaaatCAAAGCCACTGAATCTTCTATCTACCACCATGTTTCAGGGTTCAGACATTGAGTATGAATCTCAATACTCAGATCTAGATATTGTAATTGATGAGTCTCTCTTTTTTATATCTAATGTTCAGCTTCTTCTGTCTTTCTATCAAGGCTAAAAGGAGACTTGTCGCCGCCACCCTACTGTCGGTACTAGACTATGGAAACAtttaatacagtacatttatatacattatatCCATCTTCAAAACATGTCATATTTTATACCAGTGACACACTTCCAATGCCTAATCCGTgggaattaaaaaacacaaaaggaataaaaaaaataaagaatagtGGGTCTATTCCTCCAGGCAAACGATGTTTGACGCACTTGTAAAGTATCTCTTTGGGATTTTCTTTACTTTCTGACCAGGACAAAGCAAGTTGACACAATTCAATTGACCCAGTGTGGATATCAGTTGAGAAGGCAAGGCCTGAATCAGCCCCAGGACACATTGGCTTACACACTGCCAAAAGAATCAGATCTCAACGTGTGTCCACTTGTGACCGGATCACCAAAGATGCATGTTTATGCCACGTCTGACCACGGCCAGAGGCAGATCTGCTAAATATCAGGTTCAGTTGTGCGACAAATTAAAGGATGGAATTTTGGTCCCACTCTGTAGCCCTGTAATGCCCTTCACAGTGTAAACCACAAAGAGGATCGATTTCATTATATAGCTGAAGTAATGCAGCTAAGGATCAAGTGAGGGAAAGAGAATGTGGTTGGTCAGTCAGGAGGGGTAACGCCTACATTTCTAGGAAGGAGTGGATTCGTTGGGAGGCTTCAGGTCAAATatattgaagaaggaggccacTTGATCAGGCAACTCTGCCAGTACGCTCTGGGCAAGGGCTGCAGTCCCTGCCTGAAATAAGATGTGAGGACAATATTTAAGGATTAAACGAAGATCAGGTGGTGCGTGCCTACAAAGACTTAATAAATTAGCTTACGTTTTGGAACTGCCGGAATGGCACAAACTGCACAATGTCCCTCATGGCAGCCTCGCCTGTAGCCGAGCGTAAATTTCCATCGTCTCCATCCAGGAACTCCATGTTAGTGAAGTCCGCCCCCCCTACCCCGACTATGATGATAGATATTGGCAGACGAGAGGCGTTGACGATGGCGTTGCGGGTCTCATCCATGTCTGTGATCACTCCGTCAGTGATGATGAGCAAAACAAAGTATTGCTGGGAAACAACACAGAAAGAAGAACTGGTTGAGATTATGTTGTTGATCGATGTTGTTTATGGAAAACTATAGTAATGAACATTTGCACACAACAAATACAGTTGTTgttaattgaatttaaactcTGTAACTCACAGAGGCAGTTTGCTGCTGCAGGGCTTGTCTGCCGAAGTTGGCCACATGGTTGATGATTGGAGAAAAGTTTGTGGGGCCATAAAGCTTCACCTGAGGCAGACACTGCCGGTAGGCCTGCACCACACCTTCTATCCCTACGAGCAAAaaagaaagcacacacacaaacatgagtgAACAGAAACACACTTAGAAAACATATTTCCATGTGGATTTAGTGGTCAGCACATCACAACATGATGATCAATTGCTTTCCAGTTTATGGGACGAGGACAATCTTCACAGATATTAAAATTTCTTGTGAGGTGCTGAAACAAACACGCCATCCATGACTGATCATCAACATCAGGAAATTCTTAATTTTATCTAAAACAATGTAAAACGCACAGCAATTCCATTTACGCCTGGTCAAATATTGAACACTTGAGTAGATTTTGATGAtcagaattgttgttttcatatttctgaAGACCCACTGATCACTTGTTCCAATTTGTTGTTGATTAAGTTAAATGTTTGCTTCAAATATCCCAATGCACATATATTTGTGTGACTgatcacaaagaaaacaaattcaagtTGTGCCTCGAAATTTTGCTAAGAATCTTAAGTCAAAGTCTTGATCGAGTCATCTCATTAAACACAGCGGGAATTCACATCCGTCTCTTGTTACCTGCACAAAACGGATTCGATGGATTGAAGTTGATGGGAAACTCGTGGCTGACCTGGGAACACAAACCATTATAAGTCAAGCCAAGTCATCTGAGGTGAGCTGAGGTACATCAGTGCAAAGATTCATCTAACAAAGACTTAACGTCACACAGTGAAAGGCCCATATAAACATCAATGATGTTGCAACTGAAGTCAGCAATCACCTGCCATGTCGGAGGGATCTGGGCTCCGAAACCAAAAGCAGGGAACATCTTGTCACTGTGCACAGGAAGCAAAGCGGCGTAGATGTTACAGTTTATACAAACACGGGACGAGTCTAGAGCCCGGTTCAGATGTTCAGACAGGTAACACATTTCATCAGTGTTACCTATAGCTTCAATTTGACATACAACACCTTTATGGAAAGAGCAGAGTGACCCACCCTTTTAAACCCACTTTTCCAAATTTAGTTtggtcagattttttttataggtTTGATTCCATTTAACTCACATGCTGCATTAGGCATTCTGCTAGATATTCATATATTTCATCCATGCAGCTCTTTCACAGTGTTTCCTACTCTTTCCTACTTACTACAACGGAACTGATATAGTGCATGAGAGAGATTGACATAATTCATTAATTACATCTTAGTCTTAGAGGGCGGTACAAGATTGCGCTACTCCTGCATTAATCAGATGACGTATAGATATGAATTCTCGGTGTGTtgggacacacagagaaaacacattcaCTGTTGGTAGTTTTACTGAAATCTTTGCTTTTAAATCAATCCATTTTCAAAAGGAAGGAAAACACAACCTTTGCTGTGTTTGGAATATTGGTGGCTCATTAAGCCTCATAGAAAACAATCTGCTGTATTTACCTGTCATAGTCCTGGATGACATTGCCCACTGCCCAGATGGCTGCCAGGTATTCATTATAGCCCTGAGGGTTGATGTAGTGGAGGGATACAGGGAATTTGGGGTCTCCATTGGAACCAGTGAAGTCAACAGCAATCTGGTAAATGAATACAagcatcaaatcaaataatagTCGGTCATTATATTATACAGTATTAATGAAGATACCATTACATTTAAGCATGAGGTTAATATTTAGACTATTTTTAAAAGGAGATTGACAGAAAATGTTGAGTACGCACAGTGAAGTTAATCTGGCAGCCACCCATTACGTAATCCAGGAATGTGTACTCCTTCACAACCTGCAAATACATGTTGATGACACAAATTACTTaacctttaaaaagaaaagacaaaaaataatcttcagtttgatttaaaagatgcaACATGACGCCAGATATGGATATGTTCTccaaatgaaaaactaaaagtaCCTTGCACCGTTTTATGACGATGATACCAGAGTTTTTGTatcctttcttcttctgtttcttcttacTGTTGGTGCATTCAAACTCAGCCTGAGAGTACAAAAAACACACCACGGGTGTTAGTTATGGAATAAATATCCACCACTTgttaaaagaatacaaatctgGTTTGTATTTCATGTTTCAGTTTTGTTCATGTTTAAATTTCAGAGCTGGCACACAGAGCTCACCGCGAACGTCTCGGAAGCCTGCTGTATTTGGCAGAGTGTGGCCTGGAAGGAGCCGATGAAGTCGTGAGATCCGCTGTTGTTGTAGTCGAGACAGTCAACCTGAGAAACACAGACATTCAGGAGAAAACAATCAGTCCACTCTCTTTGACATTACAtgagtgaaaaagaaaagattcagCTGATAACTTTGCATCAGTGTGTGGACATTAAAGATGGTGAGACAAAAAGCATGCTATGGGTGTGAAGCTTCAAATGTAAAGGCAACACCCCACTACTCAAACGTCTAAGTTCAGTCTATAGGACTTCGTAAGCCATTGGATCAATGCGCTGTTCACACTATATTGGAGTCTTGCAGACATGAATTTGTATTACACGGGGGTCACACACTACACTATCTACGTTTGGTTACAAAAACCCATGCGAGCAGTGAAAAAAGTTGACTGTCAGCGAGCCTCCGGCATCTTTGAAGAGTACACACAAAGCAACGCGGATTTGGCTGGGATAATCCTATATTGGGCTTAATTGTATAGTGTGAACTAggcacaacaaaaacacacacacaagccttttgactggcaaagagagagagtacAGCCCCTGACTCGCTCCTTTGGACCGGTCTTCAGtgtggagagaggaaacaggagacAGGACACAGAATGGAGCAGCCAGGACAGACAAGGCCATATGTCTACGAGATGAACAACTAGGAAAGCTTATGTTCAGATAGTGATCTGTCAGAATGGAAAACCCCAACCTGACCCATTGGTGAACTCACCTGATGACAGTGGTGGACAGTATCTAAGTACATTTAATCAAGTATTGTACTTAACCGCCCCCAGCAGTGATGTGGAGAGCAGGAGTCTACATTTACTTCACTAGAGGTAAATAATGAAACAACTGGAAGTCTGGAGaatatttgtttatgttttttcttcatttcgGCTGAACATTTAATACTTTATACCTCACTTCATTTTACTTGACGAGTTAGATTTCAGATTAAGATTTGACATATTTGACAATAtccaataattattattatttaggaTAAAATCATTGTATCAGACTATCAGTGTATGCCAAGGTCTGCGATGTAGCTGGTCCAGCCAAAGACGAAGAAAAATACTTCCTCTTTAAACCCTGGAGAAATGAAGTGTATGTAGAATAAGTGTTTGAGGCCCAATGAAGAAAATGATATAGTATATCCTAAGTTGCTCCTACTTCAGTGGGTTCATGTGTTTTGAAGTcagaatgtggaaaaaaatcGGATTGGTTTATAAGTGAAGTCGGGAACTTAATTTTACGATTATTTCGACATCACATGAAGGCAATAACTTTCTTGAACGGAACGTAGCTTCAGTTTGCACAGAATTATAATTTGGGTTCTTTGTGAAGGGGTGTGAACAGTCAGTACATGTATCACCAAACCCACTGCGCTGTCAGCACCTTGTATTGGGATAAACAACATACTGTCTGTGCAGAGATCACACTCTTCTGTCACACATAAGCTTCAAATGATTAGGAAACAGGAGAACGACCAATAACTAGCATATATTACTACAGATATCGACAAAAACCTACAATTTATCTTCACTTTAAATTCATGTTTAGTCCCATTTCCCAGCTCCCCCTGTGTCAAACTGCTGACAAGGAGCACTAGGCATTGATCAActagaaaaacacagacacacaaagtgatCATTTACCAGGTAAGTTCACCGATGGGTCACACTCTGCCTAACTATGCATAATCCTCAAGATCTAAGTAGGTGTGACTAGGAGTGTGACCTGACGTGTCACATACACTGAATCCGTCACATGAAGAGCACTCAGGGTTTTGACAGTAAACTCACTTGAACTGTTGATGGGAAAGCATCTGTTCCTGATAAGTGTGCTTTAACAGGGttagaggacagacacaaaaaacaactcACGTAAACTAGTGCTTAAACACATTTCCTAATTTGTACCAAGATTATCTGACCCTTTGATATGCATAAGTTGCGCTGAGACAACATCATCAACACCTCATACTTACCTGTATCATACCTAATGTATGAAATAAGCTCTAAAGACATTTGATGTATATTTGGAAATTATCATTATAATTGTGACTATGACTGACTGAGAAGCTGAGAATTGTAAATTTACTTTAGTTTCCAGATGAAGCTGTAACGATTAGTTAATTTAAAACCAGATAATGTTTCAGTGTATATTTTGATAATCGCTTAgttgcttcttcttttctttttttttctaaataatataaaaaatgcaatagaaatgtgttgtatttaaaaaaaaatgtatagagCTAAAAACTAATCAATTAATTGAGAAATACTTTtcagattaatcaataatcaaaataaCTTATATAATTATCAACTATTCTGTATTCTGCTATTTGTTTAAGtaatgtccgtgtgtgtgtacctttatAGGTTTCTCCACATCTCCTCCGCAgagtgattgcagcgggacacGGAATCGTTTCCACGTTGGGTTTAAGTTTTTCTTCACCACCTGGAAAATGACACAGATTAACAAGGTGCACTTCGACCACTTAATGTCCCACCAGTATCTCCATGACAACAAAGTCCTATCAGATCATCTACTCAATTTTACAACATGTGGTACAAGTGTGTCAGATAACAGAGTCAGAGTAGATGATCCACATAGTAACATATTCACAGAGTAACAAAGTCATAGAGTCAGAGTAATATCATGTTGTACAACTAGTATATATCTGTACCTCTGTCCTGTGAGCCAGCATCCATCCAGTTTCTGTCTGCTTGAAGAATTCCAGGAAAGGGTCGGACTTCCCAAAGAAATCCTAGAAATGGGCATGAAAGTTACACACAGCTGaaccaaacaaaaatatttattactACCAACTGGTTATGGGACATCTTAGCGTGTGCAGAATATGTATACGTATAAAGTAATTAACAGATGTCCAGGTAGAGGTGATAACTACATGATCAAGCTGTATCGAACTTAAGTTACATCCCCCATAGTGGCTATGTTTACATTCTTTAATTTACTAATACTACAGACTGCACTGACATCCATGTCACTCTATCAATCTCTCTATTAATCCCTGATACACAAGGATT
This region includes:
- the LOC128425578 gene encoding copine-3 isoform X3, yielding MAAVGNPGPGATQCVTKVALSISCQNLLDMDTFSKSDPLCVLFMNSSGPHWCEIGRTEKINNSLNPSFSKTFVIDYYFEMVQKLKFEVYDIDSENCSLQEADFLGEVECTLGQVVSSKKITRPLVMKNKSPAGKGTITISGEERTDNRVVEFDMAARKLDKKDFFGKSDPFLEFFKQTETGWMLAHRTEVVKKNLNPTWKRFRVPLQSLCGGDVEKPIKVDCLDYNNSGSHDFIGSFQATLCQIQQASETFAAEFECTNSKKKQKKKGYKNSGIIVIKRCKVVKEYTFLDYVMGGCQINFTIAVDFTGSNGDPKFPVSLHYINPQGYNEYLAAIWAVGNVIQDYDSDKMFPAFGFGAQIPPTWQVSHEFPINFNPSNPFCAGIEGVVQAYRQCLPQVKLYGPTNFSPIINHVANFGRQALQQQTASQYFVLLIITDGVITDMDETRNAIVNASRLPISIIIVGVGGADFTNMEFLDGDDGNLRSATGEAAMRDIVQFVPFRQFQNGPQELLAQTVLAEVPGQVTDFFRATGLRPPQGDTPLPDLSTSAPPSDAS
- the LOC128425578 gene encoding copine-3 isoform X1, with the translated sequence MSPLAGKKTSVDSACVCVLQSVMAAVGNPGPGATQCVTKVALSISCQNLLDMDTFSKSDPLCVLFMNSSGPHWCEIGRTEKINNSLNPSFSKTFVIDYYFEMVQKLKFEVYDIDSENCSLQEADFLGEVECTLGQVVSSKKITRPLVMKNKSPAGKGTITISGEERTDNRVVEFDMAARKLDKKDFFGKSDPFLEFFKQTETGWMLAHRTEVVKKNLNPTWKRFRVPLQSLCGGDVEKPIKVDCLDYNNSGSHDFIGSFQATLCQIQQASETFAAEFECTNSKKKQKKKGYKNSGIIVIKRCKVVKEYTFLDYVMGGCQINFTIAVDFTGSNGDPKFPVSLHYINPQGYNEYLAAIWAVGNVIQDYDSDKMFPAFGFGAQIPPTWQVSHEFPINFNPSNPFCAGIEGVVQAYRQCLPQVKLYGPTNFSPIINHVANFGRQALQQQTASQYFVLLIITDGVITDMDETRNAIVNASRLPISIIIVGVGGADFTNMEFLDGDDGNLRSATGEAAMRDIVQFVPFRQFQNGPQELLAQTVLAEVPGQVTDFFRATGLRPPQGDTPLPDLSTSAPPSDAS
- the LOC128425578 gene encoding copine-3 isoform X2, producing MSPLAGKKTSVDSACVCVLQSVMAAVGNPGPGATQCVTKVALSISCQNLLDMDTFSKSDPLCVLFMNSSGPHWCEIGRTEKINNSLNPSFSKTFVIDYYFEMVQKLKFEVYDIDSENCSLQEADFLGEVECTLGQVVSSKKITRPLVMKNKSPAGKGTITISGEERTDNRVVEFDMAARKLDKKDFFGKSDPFLEFFKQTETGWMLAHRTEVVKKNLNPTWKRFRVPLQSLCGGDVEKPIKVDCLDYNNSGSHDFIGSFQATLCQIQQASETFAAEFECTNSKKKQKKKGYKNSGIIVIKRCKVVKEYTFLDYVMGGCQINFTIAVDFTGSNGDPKFPVSLHYINPQGYNEYLAAIWAVGNVIQDYDSDKMFPAFGFGAQIPPTWQVSHEFPINFNPSNPFCAGIEGVVQAYRQCLPQVKLYGPTNFSPIINHVANFGRQALQQQTASQYFVLLIITDGVITDMDETRNAIVNASRLPISIIIVGVGGADFTNMEFLDGDDGNLRSATGEAAMRDIVQFVPFRQFQNAGTAALAQSVLAELPDQVASFFNIFDLKPPNESTPS